A single genomic interval of Lewinellaceae bacterium harbors:
- a CDS encoding 4-hydroxyproline epimerase — protein sequence MRKTFQCIDAHTCGNPVRLVAGGGPFLQGNSMMERRLHFMQEFDWIRQGLMFEPRGHDMMSGSILYPPVDPQNDVAILFIETSGCLPMCGHGTIGTVTIAIEEGLIFPRTPGKLRLETPAGLVLVEYHMKDKKVLSVKLTNVPSFLYREALEVECPDLGLLKADVAYGGNFYAIIDPQDNFPGLQAFTASQLIQWSPEIRKRLNQAYTFQHPLHTEISGLSHIMWTGDTILSDATARNAVFYGEKAIDRSPCGTGTSARMAQWYAQGKLKPRDTFIHESIIGSRFIGGIAGETTCGPYAAIIPTIEGWAKITGYNTIIIDEEDDPFAHGFQVI from the coding sequence ATGCGCAAGACATTTCAATGCATCGATGCCCATACCTGCGGTAACCCGGTGCGCCTGGTAGCCGGAGGAGGACCATTCCTTCAGGGCAACAGCATGATGGAACGGCGTTTGCATTTTATGCAGGAATTCGACTGGATCCGTCAGGGCCTGATGTTCGAACCTCGAGGTCACGACATGATGTCCGGGAGCATCCTCTACCCTCCCGTGGATCCCCAGAATGATGTAGCCATTCTATTCATTGAAACCAGCGGATGCCTTCCGATGTGCGGTCACGGGACTATTGGTACCGTCACCATTGCCATTGAAGAGGGATTGATCTTTCCAAGGACTCCCGGCAAGCTTCGGCTGGAGACGCCGGCTGGCCTGGTCCTGGTCGAATACCACATGAAGGATAAAAAAGTGCTGTCAGTTAAACTGACAAATGTTCCTTCCTTTCTGTACCGGGAAGCCCTGGAAGTGGAGTGCCCGGATCTTGGACTTCTGAAGGCAGATGTTGCCTATGGCGGGAATTTTTATGCGATCATTGACCCACAGGATAATTTCCCGGGATTACAGGCCTTTACGGCGTCACAACTGATCCAATGGAGCCCTGAAATCCGGAAGCGCCTTAACCAGGCATATACCTTCCAGCATCCGCTCCATACGGAGATCAGTGGATTAAGTCATATCATGTGGACAGGTGATACCATCCTGTCCGACGCGACAGCACGCAATGCCGTTTTCTATGGTGAAAAAGCCATCGACCGTTCACCCTGCGGAACCGGCACAAGTGCCCGAATGGCCCAATGGTATGCCCAGGGTAAACTTAAACCCAGGGATACCTTCATCCATGAGAGCATCATTGGAAGCCGCTTTATTGGTGGCATAGCAGGAGAGACTACCTGTGGTCCGTATGCGGCCATCATTCCCACGATTGAAGGCTGGGCTAAAATCACCGGATACAATACGATCATTATCGACGAAGAAGATGATCCATTTGCACATGGGTTTCAAGTCATTTAA
- a CDS encoding sulfite oxidase, with translation MGNKKVGIRSLYAKDPIKADELLWGRISGTNRRGFLKNMGLASMGAALGAPMVFAEFFPAGIIPAGLLHNNAAFALPGKDPGLIVLNDRPINAETPPHLLDPEVTPANMFFVRNNGLPPEEASIDTKSWTLTIDGESIKEPKTYTLDELKSRFTQVTKQLTLECAGNGRKEFNPPASGNQWSVGAVGCGAWTGIRLADVLHDVGLKDNAVYIGYYGRDRHLNGEDKVPISRGVPIAKALEEESLIAWELNGSPIPWLNGYPLRLVFGGWPASCSGKWLTRISVRDRIHDGPKMESPSYHMPCKPVAPGANVPDEDMCIIESMPVKSLITYPRSGAMIKLSDKMNLRGHAWAGDLSVKEVFTSIDFGQTWQSCSLTKPANRLAWQHFTTTLHFPQPGYYEVWARAVDSNGTSQPVILPGWNPKGYLNNACHRIAVKVTA, from the coding sequence ATGGGGAATAAAAAGGTTGGTATCCGGTCGCTGTATGCGAAGGACCCGATTAAGGCGGATGAATTGCTCTGGGGAAGAATATCGGGCACGAATCGTCGGGGATTTCTTAAAAATATGGGTTTGGCATCCATGGGTGCTGCACTTGGAGCGCCCATGGTGTTTGCCGAATTCTTTCCGGCAGGAATTATCCCTGCAGGACTCCTGCACAATAATGCAGCATTTGCCCTGCCCGGAAAAGACCCCGGTCTGATCGTACTCAATGACAGGCCAATAAATGCCGAGACGCCGCCCCATCTCCTGGACCCGGAGGTCACACCCGCAAATATGTTTTTCGTCCGCAACAATGGATTGCCACCGGAAGAAGCTTCTATCGACACCAAGTCATGGACACTGACCATTGATGGTGAATCCATAAAGGAGCCGAAAACCTATACGCTTGACGAACTGAAATCCAGGTTTACCCAAGTCACCAAACAGCTTACACTCGAATGTGCCGGAAATGGCAGAAAAGAATTTAACCCGCCAGCTTCCGGCAATCAATGGTCAGTAGGTGCCGTGGGTTGCGGTGCCTGGACCGGCATCCGCCTGGCAGATGTGCTGCATGATGTTGGCCTGAAGGACAATGCCGTCTATATCGGTTATTATGGTCGTGACCGGCATCTCAACGGTGAAGACAAAGTGCCCATCAGCCGTGGCGTACCGATCGCAAAAGCCCTGGAGGAAGAAAGCCTGATCGCCTGGGAATTGAACGGCAGTCCGATTCCCTGGTTGAATGGTTATCCTTTACGTCTGGTTTTTGGCGGATGGCCGGCATCCTGTTCCGGAAAGTGGCTTACCCGAATATCTGTACGCGACCGGATTCATGATGGCCCGAAAATGGAATCTCCTTCTTACCATATGCCCTGCAAACCAGTGGCACCAGGCGCCAATGTTCCGGATGAAGACATGTGCATTATTGAGTCCATGCCGGTGAAATCCCTGATCACCTATCCCCGTAGCGGAGCGATGATCAAACTGTCGGATAAGATGAACTTGCGGGGGCACGCCTGGGCAGGCGATTTGTCCGTTAAGGAAGTATTTACCTCCATTGACTTCGGACAAACATGGCAAAGTTGTTCGTTGACAAAGCCAGCCAATCGCCTGGCATGGCAGCATTTTACGACCACATTACACTTTCCCCAACCGGGTTATTATGAAGTCTGGGCTCGAGCGGTTGATAGCAACGGTACAAGTCAGCCGGTGATCCTTCCCGGATGGAATCCCAAAGGTTATTTAAATAATGCCTGCCACCGCATTGCCGTAAAAGTCACTGCATGA
- a CDS encoding aldehyde dehydrogenase (NADP(+)): MINGSNKIGYQESAAGRQITYAFEATSLKTLPEAFHAATPEEIDAAVEKAVQAFTIYRSIKPAQRARFLRSIADEIEGLGSELIQRAMQESGLPEGRVTGERGRTTGQLRLFAELIEEGSWVDAVIDPAIPDRKPLPRLDIRRMLVPVGPVVVFTASNFPLAFSTAGGDTASALAAGNPVIVKAHESHLGTNELVASAILKAAQNTGMPDGVFSSLNSMGYEVGSQLVMHDDVASVAFTGSFRGGKALFDLAQKRKHPIPVFAEMGSVNPVFVLPQAVQERMAVLAQELAGSITLGVGQFCTNPGLIIAIDSPEARQFSEALARAIESTQNGIMLNEGIRTNFEEKVRHLSSLDPVRLLGSSLNEQLPHTVRATVATVSGTDFLEHPHLREEVFGPFSLVVLCTDRAEMESLAAGLEGQLTATLMTGDKDDEYVGKLFHILTQKVGRILFDGVPTGVEVGHAMHHGGPFPATTDSRFTSVGTKAILRFVRPVAFQSVPAALLPDALKDANPLGIWRKVNGMITKDPL, encoded by the coding sequence ATGATCAACGGAAGTAACAAGATTGGCTATCAGGAGTCAGCTGCAGGGCGCCAGATCACCTATGCCTTTGAAGCAACCTCCCTGAAAACGTTACCTGAGGCCTTCCATGCAGCCACTCCGGAAGAGATAGATGCAGCTGTGGAAAAAGCAGTACAGGCTTTCACCATATACCGAAGTATCAAACCAGCTCAACGGGCCCGGTTTCTGAGATCCATAGCAGATGAAATAGAAGGCCTTGGGTCAGAATTGATTCAGCGGGCGATGCAGGAATCCGGATTACCAGAAGGAAGGGTAACCGGTGAACGGGGCAGAACAACCGGCCAATTGAGGTTATTCGCAGAACTGATCGAGGAAGGTTCCTGGGTAGATGCCGTCATCGATCCGGCTATTCCGGACCGGAAGCCTTTACCCAGGCTGGATATAAGACGCATGCTGGTTCCGGTAGGCCCCGTAGTAGTATTCACAGCCAGTAACTTCCCTTTGGCCTTCTCCACCGCAGGTGGTGATACTGCCTCAGCGCTGGCAGCAGGTAACCCGGTGATTGTCAAAGCACATGAATCCCATCTGGGAACGAACGAACTGGTGGCATCAGCCATTCTCAAGGCGGCCCAGAATACAGGCATGCCTGATGGAGTCTTTTCCTCTTTAAACAGCATGGGTTATGAAGTTGGAAGTCAACTGGTTATGCACGATGATGTAGCGTCTGTCGCTTTCACCGGCAGCTTTCGTGGTGGAAAAGCTCTCTTCGATCTTGCTCAAAAGCGTAAACACCCTATCCCGGTTTTCGCAGAAATGGGAAGCGTCAACCCGGTATTTGTATTACCTCAGGCAGTACAGGAACGTATGGCGGTTTTAGCCCAGGAGCTGGCAGGCTCAATAACATTGGGTGTAGGCCAATTCTGTACCAATCCTGGGCTGATCATTGCCATCGATTCTCCCGAAGCCCGGCAATTCTCGGAGGCGCTCGCCAGGGCGATCGAATCCACCCAAAATGGCATCATGCTTAACGAAGGCATCCGGACTAATTTCGAGGAAAAAGTCCGTCACCTGAGTTCTCTTGATCCGGTGAGGCTTCTTGGCTCCAGTTTGAATGAGCAGCTTCCCCATACGGTCCGGGCTACGGTAGCTACCGTTTCAGGAACTGATTTTCTGGAGCATCCTCATCTCAGGGAAGAAGTATTCGGTCCTTTCTCGCTGGTCGTACTTTGTACCGATCGCGCCGAGATGGAATCCCTTGCCGCCGGCCTGGAAGGCCAGTTGACGGCCACCCTGATGACGGGTGATAAGGATGACGAATATGTTGGCAAGCTTTTTCACATCCTGACCCAGAAAGTTGGCCGGATCCTTTTTGACGGTGTGCCCACCGGTGTTGAAGTGGGACACGCCATGCACCACGGAGGACCCTTTCCGGCAACCACGGACAGTCGTTTTACCTCGGTAGGAACCAAGGCCATTTTGCGGTTTGTTCGCCCGGTAGCCTTTCAAAGTGTACCTGCCGCACTGTTACCGGATGCTCTGAAAGATGCCAATCCGCTGGGCATATGGCGTAAAGTAAACGGTATGATCACCAAAGACCCACTATAA
- a CDS encoding FAD-dependent oxidoreductase produces the protein MQVTIIGGGVIGLSTAYYLNQAGIQVSVIDRGNLSDGCSYGNAGMIVPSHFTPLAAPGVIRQGIKWLLDETSPFHIKPRLNLELVRWLYLFARNASQENVTRSMTLLRDLNLLSKYLYQDLLRQPGFDFNLEEKGILMLFKEEHVREEEARTAMMANKLGLETQILNADELTRLDPSVRMDVLGGVHYPGDAHLIPARFMENMKKHLQWAGVQFVPNTSIQTFRVEKRLVKAVITDQGKEITVDRLVLAAGSWTAQLAKTLKVALPLQGGKGYSMTIPSLARKPSIPGILLEARVAITPMGNDLRVAGTLEIAGLQSPVNPKRVQGILKAVPAYYPEINVTAHDAPVWSGYRPCSPDGLPYIGKHGEYDNLFFNTGHAMMGLSLGPVSGLLMKELIQGEPSSLPLTLLHPNRFS, from the coding sequence ATGCAAGTCACTATCATTGGAGGCGGTGTCATCGGACTATCTACCGCATACTATCTAAACCAGGCTGGTATCCAGGTTTCTGTGATTGACCGGGGGAATCTTTCCGACGGATGTTCCTATGGTAATGCCGGGATGATCGTTCCAAGTCATTTCACCCCTCTGGCAGCCCCTGGTGTTATCCGGCAAGGTATCAAGTGGCTACTCGATGAAACCAGTCCTTTTCACATCAAGCCACGATTAAATCTTGAATTGGTGCGCTGGTTATATCTGTTTGCCCGTAACGCATCACAGGAAAACGTCACACGCTCCATGACCCTGTTGCGCGATCTGAATCTGCTTTCGAAATACCTCTATCAGGACCTCCTCCGGCAACCGGGTTTCGATTTCAACCTCGAAGAAAAAGGCATCCTGATGCTATTCAAGGAAGAACATGTCCGTGAAGAAGAGGCAAGGACGGCAATGATGGCAAACAAGCTAGGTTTGGAAACTCAAATACTAAACGCGGATGAATTAACCAGACTGGATCCATCGGTTAGGATGGATGTCCTGGGAGGGGTGCATTATCCCGGGGATGCACATCTGATTCCGGCCCGATTCATGGAAAACATGAAAAAACATTTGCAATGGGCTGGCGTTCAGTTTGTTCCAAACACTTCCATTCAAACATTCCGAGTGGAAAAAAGACTGGTTAAAGCGGTTATTACCGATCAGGGAAAAGAAATTACTGTTGACCGATTGGTTCTGGCAGCAGGATCCTGGACGGCACAGTTGGCCAAAACTTTGAAGGTCGCGTTACCTTTGCAGGGGGGCAAAGGCTACAGCATGACAATACCCTCATTGGCGCGTAAACCCAGCATACCAGGCATCCTGCTGGAAGCAAGGGTAGCCATAACGCCGATGGGCAATGACTTGCGTGTCGCCGGAACTCTGGAAATTGCCGGCTTGCAATCACCTGTCAACCCTAAAAGAGTCCAGGGTATCCTGAAAGCAGTACCAGCTTATTATCCTGAGATCAACGTTACCGCCCATGATGCGCCCGTCTGGTCCGGATACCGGCCTTGTTCACCTGATGGACTTCCTTATATCGGAAAGCACGGCGAATATGACAATCTATTCTTTAACACCGGGCATGCCATGATGGGACTTAGTCTTGGACCCGTATCCGGTTTACTGATGAAAGAATTAATACAGGGCGAACCATCGAGCCTGCCATTGACATTATTACATCCTAACCGGTTCTCCTGA
- a CDS encoding peroxiredoxin, whose translation MEQMTYSMPRIGDRAPDFKAVTTQGNLQFSEFNKNHWVILFSHPADFTPVCTTELSAFAKEKEWFTRHNTKLIGLSIDSIHSHLAWVQNVRERTGVFMDFPIIADLDMQVAHKYGMLHPGASSTAAVRAVFFMDPKGIIRLIMYYPLNVGRNMEEIKRVLEALQTADKFNVAMPVNWVRGEKVIVPPPKNIDEMEERLANQSYEKVDFYLAKKELQDETVLSN comes from the coding sequence ATGGAACAAATGACGTATTCGATGCCCAGAATAGGTGACCGGGCTCCAGATTTTAAAGCGGTTACCACGCAAGGCAACTTGCAATTTTCCGAATTCAATAAGAATCACTGGGTTATCCTTTTCTCCCACCCGGCTGACTTTACTCCGGTATGTACGACTGAACTTTCGGCTTTCGCCAAAGAGAAAGAGTGGTTTACCCGCCACAATACCAAGTTGATCGGATTGAGTATCGACAGCATTCACTCGCATCTGGCTTGGGTTCAGAATGTACGTGAGCGGACCGGAGTATTTATGGATTTTCCGATCATTGCGGACCTGGATATGCAGGTAGCGCATAAATATGGAATGCTGCACCCGGGAGCCAGTTCGACTGCAGCCGTTCGTGCGGTATTTTTCATGGATCCTAAGGGGATCATCCGTCTGATCATGTATTATCCATTGAATGTGGGCCGCAACATGGAGGAGATCAAGCGTGTTCTTGAGGCACTTCAGACAGCAGACAAATTTAATGTAGCGATGCCAGTGAACTGGGTTCGTGGTGAAAAGGTAATCGTGCCTCCACCAAAGAACATTGATGAGATGGAAGAGCGGTTGGCCAATCAATCCTATGAGAAGGTAGACTTTTACCTGGCCAAAAAAGAATTGCAGGACGAAACTGTTCTTAGCAATTGA
- a CDS encoding dihydrodipicolinate synthase family protein, whose translation MKVNWQGVYPAITTAFTPEDTLDIPMFQKNLQAQLKAGVDGIILGGSLGEASSLTNEEKFELVAVTMEACQGKTPVIINIAESTTRAAVELAEQAEAAGADGLMMLPPMRYKSTDEETMVFFETIAESTGLPIMIYNNPVDYKIMVTLDMFERLLKKDNIQAVKESTRDVTNVTRIRNRFGTRMKIMCGVDTLAMEELVLGADGWVAGLVDAFPAETVAIYRLTKAGRLGEARSIYRWFMPLLELDISPQLVQNIKLASVYTGIGSEYVRAPRLPLMGQSRQEVIQIIESALADRPVLPDYLSIDVKKNNRK comes from the coding sequence ATGAAAGTTAACTGGCAAGGTGTATATCCCGCGATAACAACAGCCTTTACACCGGAGGACACACTGGATATCCCTATGTTCCAAAAGAATCTGCAGGCACAGCTGAAGGCCGGTGTTGACGGGATCATCCTGGGCGGCTCTCTTGGAGAGGCCAGCTCACTCACCAATGAGGAAAAATTCGAACTGGTAGCGGTCACGATGGAGGCTTGCCAGGGTAAGACCCCAGTCATCATCAACATAGCAGAATCAACAACCCGAGCCGCTGTAGAATTAGCGGAACAAGCTGAAGCCGCCGGGGCGGATGGCCTGATGATGCTTCCTCCCATGCGGTATAAAAGCACCGATGAGGAGACCATGGTCTTCTTTGAAACCATTGCCGAATCGACCGGGTTACCCATCATGATCTACAACAATCCGGTGGATTATAAAATCATGGTCACTCTGGACATGTTTGAGCGACTGCTAAAAAAGGACAACATCCAGGCCGTGAAAGAATCAACTCGTGATGTTACCAACGTGACCCGTATTCGCAATCGTTTTGGTACGCGTATGAAGATCATGTGCGGAGTAGACACCCTGGCCATGGAAGAACTGGTCCTTGGTGCCGATGGATGGGTAGCAGGTCTGGTAGATGCATTTCCCGCAGAAACAGTTGCCATCTACCGGCTGACCAAGGCCGGAAGGTTGGGTGAGGCTCGTTCCATCTACCGGTGGTTCATGCCGCTGCTGGAACTGGACATCAGTCCCCAATTGGTGCAAAACATTAAATTAGCCTCCGTTTATACCGGTATCGGAAGTGAGTATGTACGTGCTCCCAGACTTCCGCTTATGGGCCAGTCACGCCAGGAGGTCATTCAGATCATTGAATCGGCACTTGCAGATCGACCCGTACTGCCGGATTATTTATCCATTGACGTGAAAAAAAACAACCGTAAATGA
- a CDS encoding cyclase family protein, whose amino-acid sequence MSIIDLSHTITNETVSYKGFPAPIICDYISREQSRQFYEEGTSFQIARMDMVTNTGTYLDSPFHRYAHGKDLSELSLQRLVRIPAVVVRNSWKTKLETDVDDLLHLDVKDKAVLIHTGWDKNWMTDAYFHNHPFVTSAAADWLYKHGACLVGIDSHNIDDTRGKERPVHSILLHQDIYIVEHLCNLNQIPEESAPLFTAAPPKIKGVGTFPVRAYVEIP is encoded by the coding sequence ATGAGTATTATAGACCTGAGCCATACCATAACAAATGAAACCGTTTCCTACAAAGGGTTTCCTGCACCGATCATTTGCGATTACATTTCCCGCGAACAAAGCAGGCAGTTTTATGAAGAAGGCACTTCATTCCAAATAGCCCGGATGGACATGGTAACCAATACCGGCACTTACCTGGACAGTCCTTTTCACCGATATGCCCATGGCAAGGACCTTTCTGAATTAAGTCTTCAGAGACTGGTACGAATACCGGCAGTTGTCGTCCGGAATTCATGGAAAACAAAACTTGAAACCGATGTGGATGACCTTCTTCATCTGGATGTTAAGGACAAGGCTGTTTTGATTCATACCGGCTGGGATAAAAACTGGATGACGGATGCTTATTTTCACAATCACCCCTTTGTTACGTCTGCGGCAGCTGACTGGCTCTATAAACATGGCGCTTGCCTGGTTGGCATTGACAGTCATAATATTGACGATACAAGAGGTAAAGAACGACCCGTGCATTCCATTCTTCTCCACCAGGATATCTACATAGTAGAACATTTATGTAATCTGAACCAGATCCCTGAGGAATCAGCTCCATTATTCACAGCTGCACCGCCAAAGATCAAAGGCGTAGGAACATTTCCAGTCCGTGCCTATGTAGAAATACCATAG
- a CDS encoding peptidoglycan DD-metalloendopeptidase family protein: MGTRLTLSFFLWIFTMNLVAQDFPWETPPGPCIPPEMERQIWQQVRDQEAALHLQGGKRRETRFIWPLRLAEDTTLPGYYAIYQFVDHDPVFGQVLDYNCGHRTYDLENYNHAGTDIGLYPWAWRKLDEGTIAVVAAAPGIITGKDDGYYDRNCSWGNNQPANYVIITHSDGSRALYWHMKQGSITEKPIGSEVAAGEYLGKVASSGFSNIPHLHFEIQSSENKVIDPWAGPCNETTDASWWIDQKPYWDPAINEIDVHYEAPSPYSSCPNLEDTRIRRVYNPGSELFPAVYYRDQRLGDLTEHQLIQPDGTVYSSWNHNSPGDYLTSWWYWQMKLPDDAISGTWTYRVRYYEQVIDWNFEVSGACLPALSLLVEKPGIMDAGLFWSAHAERYLVHIYTDEGFNMDTMVDQPRWKVTGLAPDTKYNWSVTSICGQDSSITTQGPAFNTRPIIYFQAHNLLINPEQPYPDDSIQITITGILFNDNTKLQTFQFKQEKTDLFIEAGWTAAGGISTERDTSISLTLPPLEEGEYRVFLSGEHGDYAFLSAGFYPLYVSGCKEIPLYISPISDKSAIWDINDQAGIGQYIIRYRIMDEREYTYDTLTYPYCLFPPCPGIGTQHLEYRLGEWLIRDLQPCQNYEFEMYQPCLNGDGDFSKPQRIQMPCETLPCANVYNPVIDSVDMFGYSMHWQDSVNPTTNAYVVNLFVQDSLVWQDFLYSTLNNRHYRDHHVQGRYWVECLCENGSCLRPPLILPAPSFYTLDGLSPCTTYQVSVSQWCVDSLYPSEDTLEITTACPPDPYFTASHAIQVYEPQAAALDSLQIQDRAFGISCGNCTGCSTTGYQLLPDTIEVIGELSMFWKAWLPGTNKYMDDRSGQQISFGPGKIALYLDVDGDGEFEKMLYDETTKDLQGSLNVDLSTGLDPGRYRLRLVWSPLEDPVSRGFLHFGSVIDIPIHLTGSTSSREEAQFEHINYLNPVIDQIVLNHLPDQNVQVTIYNILGQQVSLPVYSNHQPNISMDASSYVRGVYFLQVSIPQERRVLTLIKL; this comes from the coding sequence ATGGGAACCAGACTGACCTTATCATTTTTCTTATGGATTTTCACTATGAATCTCGTAGCGCAGGACTTTCCCTGGGAGACTCCTCCTGGTCCGTGCATTCCTCCTGAAATGGAAAGACAGATCTGGCAACAAGTCCGGGATCAGGAAGCTGCCTTACACCTGCAGGGAGGTAAGCGCCGTGAAACAAGATTTATCTGGCCATTGCGATTAGCAGAAGACACCACTTTACCCGGATATTATGCCATTTATCAGTTTGTGGATCACGATCCGGTCTTTGGCCAGGTGCTCGATTACAATTGTGGTCATCGTACCTACGACCTTGAAAACTACAACCATGCTGGAACAGATATCGGATTATATCCCTGGGCATGGCGTAAACTGGATGAAGGCACCATTGCGGTGGTGGCGGCGGCGCCTGGGATTATTACCGGAAAGGACGATGGGTATTACGACCGTAATTGCAGCTGGGGAAATAACCAACCAGCAAATTATGTCATCATCACCCATTCCGACGGCTCCCGGGCATTATACTGGCATATGAAACAAGGAAGTATCACTGAGAAACCCATTGGAAGTGAAGTCGCAGCAGGCGAATACCTCGGCAAAGTAGCAAGCAGCGGGTTTTCCAACATACCTCATCTGCATTTTGAAATCCAGTCATCCGAAAACAAGGTGATTGATCCCTGGGCTGGCCCCTGCAATGAAACGACGGATGCATCCTGGTGGATCGATCAGAAACCTTACTGGGACCCAGCCATCAACGAGATCGACGTCCACTATGAGGCTCCGTCTCCATACAGCAGTTGCCCGAATCTCGAGGATACCCGGATACGACGGGTATACAACCCTGGATCAGAATTGTTTCCAGCTGTCTATTACCGCGACCAGCGACTCGGCGATCTGACAGAACACCAGTTGATACAACCGGACGGCACGGTTTATTCATCGTGGAATCACAATTCACCAGGTGACTACCTGACAAGTTGGTGGTACTGGCAAATGAAGCTTCCGGATGACGCCATTTCCGGCACCTGGACATACCGGGTTCGTTATTATGAGCAGGTTATTGACTGGAATTTTGAAGTTTCTGGTGCCTGTCTTCCTGCATTGTCACTGCTGGTCGAAAAACCAGGCATCATGGATGCCGGGCTATTTTGGAGTGCTCATGCTGAACGATACCTCGTTCACATCTACACCGATGAAGGGTTCAATATGGACACGATGGTAGATCAACCCAGATGGAAAGTGACGGGTTTGGCACCGGATACCAAATACAACTGGAGTGTCACCTCCATTTGTGGTCAGGACAGCAGCATCACCACCCAAGGTCCTGCTTTTAATACCCGGCCCATTATCTATTTCCAGGCTCACAATTTGCTGATCAATCCGGAGCAGCCCTATCCTGACGACAGCATCCAAATCACCATTACCGGGATACTTTTTAATGACAATACGAAACTGCAGACATTCCAATTCAAACAAGAAAAAACAGACTTATTTATAGAAGCAGGCTGGACAGCGGCCGGAGGAATCTCTACTGAAAGAGACACTTCTATTTCTCTGACTTTACCACCCCTTGAAGAAGGAGAATATCGGGTCTTTTTGAGTGGGGAACATGGTGATTATGCATTTCTGTCTGCTGGCTTTTATCCACTTTATGTAAGTGGTTGCAAGGAGATACCACTTTACATTTCACCCATATCAGATAAATCGGCAATCTGGGACATTAATGATCAGGCTGGCATTGGTCAATACATTATCCGCTACCGGATCATGGATGAGCGGGAATATACCTACGACACCCTCACCTATCCATATTGTCTGTTTCCCCCTTGTCCCGGTATTGGTACGCAACATCTGGAATATCGGCTCGGAGAGTGGTTGATAAGAGACCTGCAACCTTGTCAGAACTACGAATTTGAAATGTATCAACCCTGTTTGAACGGTGATGGAGATTTCTCAAAACCCCAGCGGATTCAAATGCCATGCGAAACTTTACCCTGTGCCAATGTATATAATCCTGTTATCGACAGTGTGGACATGTTTGGGTACAGCATGCACTGGCAAGACTCAGTCAATCCCACGACCAATGCTTACGTAGTCAATTTATTTGTCCAGGACTCCCTGGTTTGGCAAGACTTCCTGTACTCAACGTTAAACAACCGGCATTACCGTGATCATCATGTCCAGGGAAGGTATTGGGTGGAATGTTTATGTGAGAACGGGTCATGCTTACGCCCACCATTGATTTTACCAGCGCCCTCTTTTTACACCCTGGATGGTCTATCGCCTTGTACCACCTATCAGGTTTCGGTCAGTCAATGGTGTGTTGACTCGTTGTATCCGTCCGAAGACACCCTGGAAATCACCACCGCTTGTCCACCCGATCCCTATTTTACGGCCTCACATGCCATTCAGGTATATGAACCTCAGGCAGCAGCATTGGACAGCCTTCAGATCCAGGACAGGGCTTTCGGTATTTCCTGTGGCAACTGTACGGGATGCAGTACTACCGGTTACCAATTATTGCCGGACACAATTGAAGTGATCGGTGAATTATCCATGTTCTGGAAAGCCTGGCTTCCGGGAACCAATAAGTATATGGATGACCGTAGCGGCCAGCAAATTTCTTTCGGCCCTGGAAAAATAGCGCTCTATCTTGATGTGGATGGTGATGGTGAATTTGAGAAGATGCTTTATGATGAAACCACCAAAGATCTCCAGGGTAGTCTCAATGTTGACCTGAGCACCGGTCTTGATCCAGGGAGGTACCGGTTGCGCCTGGTTTGGAGCCCGTTGGAAGACCCGGTATCCCGGGGTTTTCTGCATTTCGGTTCTGTTATCGACATTCCCATACACTTGACTGGCTCTACGAGTAGCCGGGAAGAAGCCCAGTTTGAGCACATCAACTATCTCAACCCGGTCATTGATCAGATCGTGTTGAATCATCTGCCAGATCAAAATGTACAGGTCACGATCTACAATATCCTGGGACAGCAGGTCAGCTTGCCGGTGTATTCCAACCATCAACCAAATATATCCATGGATGCTTCTTCCTATGTCCGTGGTGTTTATTTCCTGCAGGTTTCCATTCCCCAGGAAAGACGGGTGCTTACTTTAATCAAACTTTAG